The following are encoded in a window of Flavobacterium cupriresistens genomic DNA:
- a CDS encoding 4'-phosphopantetheinyl transferase family protein: MPLFQTIQHNETTKILIWEITESLEELLDKVVLKEKTQLRLNGMKSQMHQRAFLSVRMLIQEMGFTDHDLHYDEFGKPYFYCQNYISITHSHNFAAIIISEETVGIDMELQREKILRIADKFTDYECSYLKPDSTLKYIKKLTVIWGAKEAIFKIRNEKGISFKDHIRVNSFSLKENQTQASLHFDDLIKDFEVHYKEIQSEVSEQKFTLVYAFEQ, translated from the coding sequence ATGCCCTTATTTCAGACCATACAGCACAACGAAACGACCAAAATTTTAATTTGGGAAATAACAGAATCTTTAGAGGAGCTGCTGGATAAAGTCGTGTTAAAAGAAAAAACACAGTTGAGGTTGAACGGAATGAAATCTCAAATGCATCAACGTGCTTTTTTGAGTGTTCGTATGTTAATTCAGGAAATGGGTTTTACCGATCATGATTTACATTATGATGAATTTGGAAAGCCTTATTTTTATTGTCAGAATTATATCTCGATCACACATTCGCACAACTTCGCTGCCATCATTATCAGCGAAGAAACGGTGGGGATTGATATGGAACTGCAACGCGAAAAAATCCTTCGCATTGCAGATAAATTTACAGATTATGAATGCAGTTATTTAAAACCCGATTCAACACTGAAATATATTAAAAAGCTAACGGTAATCTGGGGAGCAAAAGAAGCGATCTTTAAAATCAGAAACGAAAAAGGGATCAGTTTCAAAGATCATATTCGGGTTAATTCTTTCTCTTTAAAAGAAAACCAAACACAAGCCAGTCTTCATTTTGATGATTTAATAAAAGATTTCGAGGTACATTATAAAGAGATCCAATCGGAGGTTTCAGAACAAAAATTCACACTCGTTTATGCTTTTGAGCAGTAG
- a CDS encoding geranylgeranylglyceryl/heptaprenylglyceryl phosphate synthase, with protein sequence MKQKIANIYEQIIQAKIDGQKLLAVLLDPDKIVWENLDHLLLKIKQSPATHIFVGGSIVQATILEELMTALKQKINLPVVIFPGDPSQISSQADAILFLSLLSGRNADYLIEYQVQAAPILKKTNLEVISTGYILIESGNETAVARVSKTQPLDRQDLDLVLATAQAGEMLGNKLVYLEAGSGAKEAVPLEMITLVAQNVEIPVIVGGGIVDLQGIQKAYTAGADLVVIGTAFENNSHFFEA encoded by the coding sequence ATGAAACAAAAAATAGCCAATATCTACGAACAAATTATTCAGGCCAAGATTGATGGGCAAAAATTGCTTGCCGTTCTTTTGGATCCCGATAAAATTGTCTGGGAAAATTTGGACCACCTTTTACTTAAAATTAAACAATCTCCTGCAACCCATATTTTTGTTGGAGGCAGTATTGTTCAGGCAACTATTTTGGAAGAATTAATGACAGCGTTAAAACAAAAAATAAACTTGCCCGTTGTTATATTTCCGGGTGATCCGTCTCAGATTTCTTCTCAGGCCGATGCTATTTTGTTTTTGTCATTATTATCGGGACGAAATGCGGATTATCTCATCGAGTATCAGGTTCAGGCAGCACCAATTCTGAAAAAGACAAATCTTGAGGTTATTTCAACAGGCTATATTTTAATAGAAAGTGGTAATGAAACTGCCGTAGCAAGAGTCAGTAAAACACAACCTTTGGATCGTCAAGATTTAGACTTAGTTTTGGCAACGGCACAGGCTGGGGAAATGTTAGGAAATAAATTAGTTTATTTGGAAGCAGGAAGCGGAGCAAAAGAAGCTGTTCCGTTAGAAATGATAACGTTAGTTGCTCAAAATGTTGAAATTCCGGTAATTGTTGGCGGAGGAATTGTAGATTTGCAAGGAATTCAAAAGGCGTATACCGCAGGTGCAGATTTAGTAGTGATTGGAACTGCTTTTGAGAATAACAGTCACTTTTTTGAAGCCTAA
- a CDS encoding group III truncated hemoglobin has protein sequence MRKQIENRADIAILVHTFYTKIRADAEIGFYFNTMIKDWDAHLEKLTDFWETNLFAVKKYKGNPHAVHNEVDTYFDGKITSNEFGIWLNYWFQTLEELFEGENAETLKRRARKMGTFLFMSMFEHRKKLAENTIYCSKA, from the coding sequence ATGAGAAAACAAATAGAAAACAGAGCTGATATAGCGATCCTGGTTCATACCTTCTACACTAAAATAAGGGCTGATGCTGAAATTGGTTTTTATTTTAATACGATGATCAAAGACTGGGATGCACATCTGGAGAAGTTGACGGATTTTTGGGAAACAAATCTATTTGCTGTTAAAAAATACAAAGGAAATCCCCATGCCGTACACAATGAAGTTGACACTTACTTTGACGGTAAGATCACTTCAAATGAATTTGGAATCTGGCTCAATTACTGGTTTCAGACTTTAGAAGAACTTTTTGAAGGCGAAAATGCAGAGACCCTGAAAAGACGCGCCAGAAAAATGGGAACGTTTCTTTTTATGAGCATGTTTGAACACCGGAAGAAATTGGCTGAGAATACGATCTACTGCTCAAAAGCATAA
- a CDS encoding patatin-like phospholipase family protein, whose amino-acid sequence MKKTSYLFVFILLLTLPHVIFSQEKKPKVVLVLSGGGAKGIAHIPLLQKLDSLHIVPDLIVGNSMGSIIGGLYAMGYSGDSIEKITKNIYWDKLLGGGQSLRTASAEEKREFQRYLVGIGIKEGKLNRVGSLLNDQNLREYLSELTFPVYNVKNFDSLPIPFRAMATDLVEGKEVILSKGSLAYAMRASMSLPAIFKPMVYEKTVLVDGGVLNNFPTDVAKQMGADIIIGSDVGGGMQPIDKLNSLVTILMQTSMFPSNIKNPANRALCTILVDHPPNLRFSTADFGKSNEIYKDGKIATEQNLPALIALADQLKGYPQRIHELPKMPREFILDTIVYKKISAENLPLVMARANLKTHVKYTTEDLMAGVNRAMGTNLFDEITYHYFIKNKDKLGITIIGFERAKNQINMSLHYDTYRGVGLIFNYTARNVIAESSRLLVTLDIAEQPKARVNFQKNFGKNKDWWWATELYTSFLNQEIFIDGKSADNVLFNTFEFKNEANKNLNSLKSYVGFGLNYQYVLLKPKYNTDYNPSITSIDNYNFNTIELNMHYSYNDMDKVFFANNGTIIKANLSRSLLSDIDVSFSDSNITAVSGPTNAYTRFGLGFEKRIFLTKRITGIIGLDANFTFLDKLKNNQESFTDLGYAVKYFLGGVTPSSGSNRFCFPGLHEDEVNLTQFIGMNLGAQVNLMGKIYLTPHFNVATIGFEDFNNYIDKALTPKGNWALNEEPSLVLSGGATISYQSILGPIHLDTSWINNIDKVRLFFSVGLSLNP is encoded by the coding sequence TTGAAAAAAACATCTTATTTATTTGTCTTCATATTGTTACTAACGCTTCCGCACGTTATTTTTTCTCAGGAGAAGAAACCTAAAGTCGTATTAGTGTTAAGTGGTGGTGGCGCAAAAGGAATTGCACATATTCCGCTTTTGCAAAAACTCGATTCTTTGCACATTGTTCCCGATCTGATTGTCGGAAATAGTATGGGAAGCATCATCGGAGGCTTGTATGCGATGGGATATTCGGGAGATAGTATTGAAAAAATCACCAAAAATATTTATTGGGATAAATTACTTGGTGGAGGTCAGTCCTTAAGAACCGCAAGTGCAGAAGAAAAAAGAGAATTTCAGAGGTATTTAGTTGGAATAGGAATCAAAGAGGGAAAACTAAACAGGGTTGGCTCACTCTTAAACGATCAAAATTTACGAGAATACCTTTCCGAGTTGACCTTTCCTGTTTATAATGTCAAAAATTTCGACAGTTTACCGATTCCCTTTAGAGCCATGGCTACTGATTTGGTCGAAGGAAAAGAAGTCATCTTAAGCAAAGGCAGTTTAGCCTATGCTATGAGAGCCAGTATGTCTTTGCCGGCTATCTTTAAGCCAATGGTTTACGAAAAAACAGTATTAGTTGATGGAGGGGTTTTGAATAATTTTCCAACAGACGTTGCGAAACAAATGGGTGCCGACATCATTATTGGCAGCGATGTAGGGGGAGGAATGCAACCCATTGACAAATTAAATAGTCTTGTGACTATATTGATGCAAACCAGTATGTTTCCAAGTAATATTAAAAATCCGGCAAATAGAGCCCTCTGTACGATCTTAGTTGATCATCCGCCAAACTTACGTTTTTCTACCGCTGATTTTGGAAAAAGTAACGAAATCTACAAAGATGGAAAAATTGCAACCGAACAAAACCTACCTGCTTTAATTGCTCTTGCAGATCAATTAAAAGGATATCCACAACGCATTCACGAGCTGCCGAAAATGCCCCGGGAATTTATTCTTGACACCATTGTTTATAAAAAAATAAGTGCCGAAAACCTTCCTTTAGTGATGGCCCGAGCAAACCTCAAAACACATGTAAAATATACCACCGAAGATTTAATGGCAGGGGTCAACAGAGCCATGGGTACCAATCTTTTTGACGAAATAACGTATCACTACTTCATAAAAAATAAAGACAAACTGGGAATTACAATAATTGGATTTGAACGTGCCAAGAACCAAATCAACATGTCATTACATTATGACACTTATAGAGGTGTCGGGCTTATTTTTAATTACACCGCCAGAAATGTCATTGCCGAATCATCACGCCTTCTTGTAACATTAGATATTGCCGAGCAACCCAAAGCGAGAGTCAATTTTCAGAAAAATTTTGGAAAAAACAAAGACTGGTGGTGGGCAACTGAACTTTATACCTCGTTTTTAAACCAGGAAATTTTTATAGATGGAAAATCCGCAGACAATGTGCTTTTTAATACTTTCGAGTTTAAAAATGAAGCCAATAAAAATTTAAATTCTCTTAAAAGTTACGTCGGTTTTGGTTTAAATTACCAGTACGTACTATTAAAACCAAAATACAATACCGACTATAATCCTAGTATAACGTCTATTGATAATTACAATTTTAATACGATAGAGTTAAACATGCATTATTCTTACAATGACATGGACAAAGTTTTTTTTGCAAACAACGGCACTATAATAAAAGCCAATCTAAGCAGATCGCTACTTTCAGATATCGATGTTTCCTTCAGCGACTCAAACATAACAGCTGTTTCCGGTCCAACAAATGCGTACACCAGATTTGGATTGGGGTTTGAAAAAAGAATATTTTTAACAAAAAGAATAACAGGGATAATAGGGCTTGATGCAAATTTTACATTCCTGGACAAACTTAAAAACAATCAAGAATCCTTTACTGATTTAGGTTATGCCGTAAAGTATTTTTTAGGAGGTGTCACCCCTTCTTCCGGCAGTAATCGTTTTTGCTTTCCGGGACTCCATGAAGACGAAGTCAATCTTACGCAATTTATAGGAATGAATCTTGGTGCTCAAGTAAACCTAATGGGAAAAATATACCTAACCCCTCACTTTAATGTTGCCACTATTGGTTTTGAAGATTTTAACAATTACATCGATAAAGCCTTGACCCCAAAAGGAAATTGGGCTCTAAATGAGGAACCTAGTCTTGTCCTTTCCGGAGGAGCCACTATCTCCTACCAATCCATTTTAGGCCCTATTCATCTTGATACTTCGTGGATAAATAATATCGACAAAGTGAGGTTGTTTTTTAGTGTTGGCTTGTCACTCAATCCGTAA
- the pnuC gene encoding nicotinamide riboside transporter PnuC — translation MIDFFLESYKNVPQWHIALEFLVFVCGILSVWFAKKENIWVYPTGLIATVISVYLLYIAGYIGDMIINGYFSVMSIYGWYVWAKGGTVEDNLPITRTNFNEKIIGVILFFVTVFVVFGIYKYFDYEIKNDNYVDMISSGIFFSGMWYMARKKIENWTLWIIGDIIVVPLYAYRGLGMLSLQYLIFTILAISAYLEWRKILDSKKQLS, via the coding sequence ATGATTGATTTTTTTCTTGAGAGTTATAAAAATGTTCCGCAATGGCATATTGCTTTGGAGTTTTTAGTTTTTGTGTGTGGAATTTTGAGCGTTTGGTTTGCCAAGAAAGAAAATATTTGGGTCTATCCGACAGGTTTAATCGCAACCGTAATTTCTGTTTACCTTTTATATATTGCAGGTTATATCGGCGATATGATCATTAACGGTTATTTTTCTGTGATGAGTATTTATGGCTGGTACGTTTGGGCAAAAGGAGGAACTGTTGAGGATAATCTACCCATTACACGAACTAATTTTAATGAAAAAATAATCGGAGTTATATTGTTTTTTGTAACTGTTTTTGTAGTTTTCGGAATTTATAAATATTTCGATTACGAAATCAAAAATGACAATTATGTCGATATGATCTCATCGGGGATATTTTTTTCAGGAATGTGGTACATGGCCCGAAAAAAAATCGAAAACTGGACACTTTGGATTATAGGTGATATTATTGTAGTGCCTCTTTACGCTTATCGTGGTTTAGGGATGTTATCACTTCAATATTTAATTTTTACAATTTTAGCTATTTCAGCTTATTTAGAATGGAGAAAAATCTTAGACAGCAAAAAACAACTATCATAA
- the ahcY gene encoding adenosylhomocysteinase yields the protein MSTTTTPFVAFKVKDISLAAWGRKEIELAEAEMPGLMALRAEYKDEQPLKGARIAGCLHMTIQTAVLIETLIALGAEVTWSSCNIFSTQDQAAAAIAAAGIQVYAWKGLDEESFDWCIEQTLFFGEDRQPLNMILDDGGDLTNMVIDRFPELVPGIKGLSEETTTGVHRLYERVKAGTLPMPAININDSVTKSKFDNKYGCKESAVDAVRRATDLMLAGKRVIVCGYGDVGKGTAASFRGAGSIVTVTEIDPICALQAAMDGYEVKKLNTVIANADIIITTTGNKDIVLGSHFEQMKDKTVVCNIGHFDNEIDMAWLNKNHGASKIEIKPQVDKYTIAGKDIIILAEGRLVNLGCATGHPSFVMSNSFTNQTLAQIELWKNSAAYNNDVYMLPKHLDEKVAALHLAKLGVELEVLRDDQAAYIGVEVQGPFKPEYYRY from the coding sequence ATGAGTACTACAACTACGCCTTTTGTGGCTTTCAAAGTAAAAGACATTTCTCTAGCGGCTTGGGGAAGAAAAGAAATTGAACTGGCTGAAGCTGAAATGCCAGGTTTAATGGCGCTTCGTGCTGAATATAAAGACGAACAACCTCTTAAAGGTGCGCGTATTGCAGGATGTCTGCACATGACCATCCAAACTGCAGTTTTGATCGAGACTTTAATTGCTCTTGGTGCTGAAGTTACTTGGAGTTCTTGTAACATTTTCTCTACTCAGGATCAGGCTGCTGCTGCTATTGCTGCTGCCGGAATTCAAGTTTACGCTTGGAAAGGTCTTGACGAAGAGTCTTTTGACTGGTGTATTGAGCAAACTTTATTCTTTGGTGAAGACAGACAACCATTAAACATGATCTTAGATGATGGTGGAGATTTAACTAACATGGTTATTGACCGTTTCCCGGAATTGGTTCCTGGAATCAAAGGTTTATCTGAAGAGACTACAACTGGTGTTCACAGACTTTACGAAAGAGTAAAAGCCGGAACTTTACCAATGCCAGCTATCAACATTAATGACTCTGTTACTAAATCTAAATTTGATAACAAATACGGATGTAAAGAATCTGCTGTAGATGCTGTACGTCGTGCTACTGACTTAATGTTAGCTGGAAAAAGAGTTATCGTTTGTGGATACGGTGATGTTGGAAAAGGAACTGCTGCTTCTTTCAGAGGTGCAGGATCTATTGTAACAGTTACTGAAATTGACCCAATTTGTGCTTTACAAGCTGCAATGGACGGTTATGAAGTTAAAAAATTAAACACTGTAATTGCTAATGCTGATATCATCATTACTACTACAGGAAATAAAGATATCGTTCTTGGAAGTCATTTCGAGCAAATGAAAGACAAAACTGTTGTTTGTAACATCGGACACTTTGATAACGAAATTGACATGGCTTGGTTGAACAAAAACCACGGTGCTTCTAAAATCGAAATCAAACCACAAGTTGACAAATATACGATCGCAGGAAAAGATATCATCATCCTTGCTGAAGGTCGTTTAGTTAACCTTGGTTGTGCTACAGGTCACCCAAGTTTTGTAATGAGTAACTCATTCACAAACCAAACTTTGGCACAAATCGAATTATGGAAAAATAGTGCTGCTTACAACAATGACGTTTATATGTTACCAAAACATTTAGATGAAAAAGTAGCTGCCTTACACTTAGCTAAATTAGGAGTTGAATTGGAAGTTTTACGTGACGATCAAGCTGCTTATATCGGTGTTGAAGTTCAAGGTCCATTCAAACCGGAATACTACAGATACTAG
- a CDS encoding DMT family transporter yields the protein MKNFLFLGIAIIFEIIATSALKKSEEFSKLIPSIITVMGYCGAFYFLSFAIRTIPIGIAYAIWSGVGIVLITIIGAVFFKQMPDLPAIIGLLLILIGVLVINVFSKTVAH from the coding sequence ATGAAAAACTTTTTATTTTTAGGCATTGCTATTATTTTCGAAATCATTGCAACTTCTGCGTTAAAAAAATCGGAAGAATTCAGCAAATTAATACCTAGTATCATTACGGTTATGGGGTATTGTGGTGCCTTTTATTTTTTGAGTTTTGCCATTAGAACTATCCCTATCGGAATTGCTTATGCCATCTGGTCCGGAGTTGGAATTGTTTTGATCACGATTATCGGAGCTGTTTTTTTCAAACAAATGCCAGATTTACCTGCGATTATTGGGTTACTGTTGATCCTTATCGGAGTCCTTGTAATTAATGTTTTTTCTAAAACTGTCGCACATTAA
- a CDS encoding DUF4301 family protein: MEKNLRQQKTTIIKIALFGPESTGKTTLAKQLAQYYETEWVPEFARDYLQEKWEENQHICVAEDMMPIAYGQVALENQKLSVAKKYLFCDTNLMVTKVFSEMYYGFCDALLNEAALEHDYDLFFLTDIDVPWEKDDLRDTPEGREPVFSVFKQTLIDAKKPFITLSGDKESRLAKATAIIDNLTIAKEKGFSSADFVEIYEHGIPFEKILKQLKIFKNGIAKSNLISPATVNKGILSLTERDFEEKANFFDLQKAALKLKKFVPASGAASRMFKFLTAFLNDFDIQTETINAYINRKKDSNLSIFIVAMDKFPFFEALDKKLREIYPDFETLDRDYKNYYFIKLLLSSDYFDFANKPKAVLPFHQYTTHIANPIEEHLNECLHYATANQVSNLHFTVSEAHQNQFEKAVASVKEKVEKASGVQIKIGYSYQNKSTDSITVDVKNKIVRDSKGALVFRPGGHGALIENLNELDADIIFIKNIDNVIQNHIDKITLYKKALAGVLIEIQQKVFGYLEVIESQKIKENELEEMVVFLTQKLNIQMTKDFDKFTFENKIIKIESLLNRPIRVCGMVKNEGEPGGGPFWVMNSKGKISLQIVEASQVDLTNKKQLEILAEATHFNPVDLVCGIKNYKNEKFNLGEFVDSKAGFIVEKSVDGKAVKSYELPGLWNGAMANWLTIFVAVPLITFNPVKTVNDLLKPAHQPQ, from the coding sequence ATGGAGAAAAATCTTAGACAGCAAAAAACAACTATCATAAAGATTGCTTTGTTTGGTCCTGAAAGTACAGGAAAAACAACCTTGGCAAAACAACTTGCTCAGTATTATGAAACAGAGTGGGTTCCTGAGTTTGCACGTGATTATTTGCAGGAAAAATGGGAAGAGAATCAGCATATTTGCGTAGCTGAGGATATGATGCCTATTGCTTACGGACAGGTAGCGCTAGAGAATCAAAAGCTTTCTGTGGCTAAAAAATATTTGTTTTGCGATACAAATCTGATGGTTACTAAAGTTTTTTCTGAGATGTATTATGGCTTTTGTGATGCCCTTTTAAATGAAGCTGCACTAGAGCACGATTACGATTTGTTTTTCCTGACGGACATTGATGTTCCGTGGGAAAAAGACGATTTGAGAGATACTCCCGAGGGAAGAGAACCTGTGTTTTCTGTTTTTAAACAAACCTTAATTGATGCTAAAAAACCATTTATTACGCTTTCAGGGGATAAAGAAAGTCGTTTAGCAAAAGCTACAGCCATCATTGATAATCTGACAATTGCTAAAGAAAAAGGTTTTTCATCTGCTGATTTTGTGGAGATTTACGAGCACGGAATTCCTTTTGAGAAGATTTTAAAACAACTGAAAATTTTCAAAAACGGAATTGCAAAGAGTAATTTAATAAGTCCCGCAACAGTAAACAAAGGGATTTTAAGTCTTACGGAAAGGGATTTTGAGGAGAAAGCCAATTTTTTTGACCTTCAAAAAGCAGCGCTGAAATTAAAGAAATTTGTTCCGGCTTCAGGAGCTGCTAGCAGAATGTTCAAATTTTTGACCGCTTTTCTGAATGATTTTGATATACAAACTGAAACTATAAATGCTTACATAAATAGAAAAAAGGACAGCAATCTGTCTATTTTTATTGTAGCAATGGACAAGTTTCCGTTTTTTGAAGCTTTAGATAAAAAATTACGGGAAATTTATCCGGATTTTGAAACTTTAGACAGAGATTACAAAAACTATTATTTTATAAAACTATTACTGTCAAGTGATTATTTTGATTTTGCAAACAAACCAAAAGCAGTTTTGCCCTTTCACCAGTATACCACCCATATTGCCAATCCGATAGAAGAACATTTAAACGAATGTTTACACTACGCGACGGCAAATCAAGTTTCAAATTTACATTTTACAGTTTCGGAAGCTCATCAAAACCAGTTTGAAAAAGCGGTTGCTTCGGTTAAGGAAAAAGTAGAAAAGGCGTCAGGAGTTCAAATTAAAATTGGTTACAGTTATCAAAACAAAAGTACAGATTCTATTACGGTTGATGTTAAAAACAAGATCGTCAGGGACAGTAAAGGCGCACTGGTTTTCAGACCCGGTGGGCATGGAGCTTTGATTGAAAATTTAAATGAATTGGATGCCGATATTATCTTTATAAAAAATATAGATAACGTAATTCAAAACCATATTGATAAAATTACCTTATATAAAAAGGCTTTGGCGGGGGTTTTAATTGAAATTCAGCAGAAAGTTTTTGGTTATTTAGAGGTGATTGAAAGTCAGAAAATAAAAGAAAACGAGCTTGAGGAGATGGTTGTTTTTCTAACTCAAAAGCTCAACATTCAGATGACTAAAGATTTTGATAAATTTACTTTTGAAAATAAAATCATTAAAATTGAAAGTTTGCTAAACAGACCCATCAGGGTTTGCGGGATGGTTAAAAATGAAGGGGAACCCGGAGGAGGGCCATTTTGGGTTATGAACAGTAAAGGGAAGATTTCTCTTCAGATAGTTGAAGCATCTCAAGTCGATTTAACCAATAAAAAACAACTTGAAATCTTAGCTGAGGCAACACACTTTAATCCGGTTGATTTGGTTTGTGGAATAAAGAATTATAAAAACGAAAAATTCAATCTGGGTGAATTTGTAGACTCAAAAGCCGGTTTTATAGTAGAAAAAAGTGTTGATGGAAAAGCTGTAAAAAGTTATGAGTTACCGGGTTTATGGAATGGTGCAATGGCAAATTGGCTGACTATTTTTGTTGCAGTACCCTTAATAACTTTTAATCCTGTAAAGACCGTAAATGATTTATTGAAACCAGCACATCAACCACAGTAA
- a CDS encoding GNAT family N-acetyltransferase, which yields MNFRKATLPDLKEMQELFVATIKSVCQKEYNEQQIEVWTSGVNNTERWIEVIEKQFVLLALIENKIVGYGTLKNANYIDFFYTHKDFQRQGIANNLLTRLELEAKKRSSKTITSDISITAKPFFEKKGFIVKAKQKNIRSGVELINYKMEKNLE from the coding sequence ATGAATTTCAGAAAAGCAACGCTCCCGGACTTAAAAGAAATGCAGGAACTATTTGTTGCTACCATTAAATCTGTCTGTCAAAAAGAATATAACGAACAACAAATAGAGGTCTGGACTTCAGGAGTGAACAACACAGAGCGCTGGATTGAAGTTATTGAAAAACAATTTGTTTTATTAGCCCTTATCGAAAATAAAATAGTGGGCTACGGAACGCTGAAAAACGCCAATTATATAGATTTCTTTTACACTCACAAAGATTTCCAAAGACAAGGAATCGCTAATAACCTCTTAACCCGTTTAGAACTCGAAGCCAAAAAAAGAAGTTCAAAAACCATAACCTCCGATATCAGTATAACTGCAAAACCCTTTTTTGAAAAGAAAGGTTTTATAGTAAAAGCCAAACAAAAAAACATCAGATCAGGAGTTGAACTTATCAACTACAAGATGGAAAAGAACCTCGAGTAG
- the arfB gene encoding alternative ribosome rescue aminoacyl-tRNA hydrolase ArfB → MNPEKIQSELNFKAVRSSGAGGQNVNKVSSKVVLTFDLNASDSLSEEEKMLLKTNLASRLTSEGMLILNCDEDRSQIKNKDLVVKRFFEIIKKGLFVPKVRKATKIPKAVIKKRIKDKKNISEIKQSRRKPNLD, encoded by the coding sequence ATGAATCCCGAAAAAATACAATCAGAATTAAATTTTAAAGCCGTTAGAAGTAGTGGCGCCGGTGGACAAAATGTAAATAAAGTATCTTCAAAGGTAGTTTTGACTTTTGATTTAAATGCATCCGATTCTTTATCCGAAGAAGAAAAAATGCTTTTAAAGACCAATCTGGCTTCTCGTTTAACATCAGAAGGGATGCTGATCTTAAACTGTGATGAAGACCGAAGTCAGATTAAGAACAAAGACCTAGTTGTGAAACGTTTTTTTGAAATCATTAAAAAAGGATTATTCGTTCCTAAAGTCAGAAAGGCGACTAAAATTCCAAAAGCCGTTATCAAAAAAAGAATCAAAGACAAAAAGAACATCTCAGAAATAAAACAATCCCGCCGAAAACCAAATTTAGATTAA